In Equus asinus isolate D_3611 breed Donkey chromosome 13, EquAss-T2T_v2, whole genome shotgun sequence, one DNA window encodes the following:
- the PIRT gene encoding phosphoinositide-interacting protein isoform X2, which produces MTMEAVPKKALEVDEKSPESKDLLPSQTASSLCISSRSESVWTTTPRSNWEIYRKPIIIMSVGGAILLFGVVITCLAYTLKLGESSCKVLKMIGPAFLSLGLMMLVCGLVWVPIIKKKQRQRQKSVFFQSLKSFFLNR; this is translated from the coding sequence ATGACAATGGAGGCTGTCCCCAAGAAGGCCTTGGAGGTCGATGAGAAGTCTCCAGAATCCAAGGACCTGCTGCCTAGCCAGACCGCCAGCTCCCTGTGCATCAGCTCCAGAAGTGAGTCTGTCTGGACCACCACCCCCAGGAGTAACTGGGAAATCTACCGCAAGCCCATCATCATCATGTCCGTGGGTGGCGCCATCCTCCTCTTCGGCGTGGTCATCACCTGCTTGGCCTACACCCTGAAGCTGGGTGAAAGTAGCTGTAAGGTCCTTAAGATGATAGGGCCTGCCTTCCTCTCGCTGGGACTCATGATGCTAGTATGTGGGCTGGTGTGGGTGCCCatcatcaaaaagaaacagaggcagagacagaagtCGGTTTTCTTCCAGAGTCTCAAGTCCTTCTTCCTGAATCGCTGA